One window from the genome of Lysobacter helvus encodes:
- the tyrS gene encoding tyrosine--tRNA ligase, producing MVSIQAALELIGRGADEILKRDELEARLQLGRPLRIKAGFDPTAPDLHLGHTVLLNKMRQFQDLGHQVIFLIGDFTGMIGDPSGKNATRKPLTREDVEANARTYADQVFKVLDRERTELRFNSEWFGAMGAADMIRLAGQHTVARMLERDDFAKRYAAQQSIAIHEFLYPLVQGYDSVALKSDVELGGTDQKFNLLMGRGLQEHFGQPPQIVLTMPLLEGLDGVQKMSKSLGNYIGIDEPAIDVVTKTMKVGDALMWRWIELLSFDIGAAEAVRLREEVASGVLNPRDVKLRLARELATRFHGAAAAETAIAGWNAAVRGEGDIGTLPLTDVVVPSEGVRIAALLTAAGLAPSNSEANRKLKERAVRVDGDVFEDAQRVFSPGFEGVIAIGKRNFARVRLRAAD from the coding sequence ATCGTGTCGATCCAGGCAGCCCTCGAACTCATCGGCCGCGGCGCCGACGAAATCCTCAAGCGCGACGAACTCGAGGCCCGCCTCCAGCTCGGCCGTCCGCTGCGGATCAAGGCGGGCTTCGACCCCACCGCGCCGGACCTGCACCTGGGCCATACGGTCCTGCTCAACAAGATGCGGCAGTTCCAGGATCTCGGGCACCAGGTGATCTTCCTGATCGGGGACTTCACCGGGATGATCGGCGACCCGTCGGGCAAGAACGCCACCCGCAAGCCCCTCACCCGCGAGGACGTGGAGGCCAACGCCCGCACCTACGCCGACCAGGTGTTCAAGGTGCTGGATCGCGAGCGCACCGAATTGCGCTTCAACAGCGAGTGGTTCGGGGCGATGGGCGCGGCGGACATGATCCGCCTCGCGGGCCAGCACACCGTGGCGCGCATGCTGGAACGCGACGACTTCGCGAAGCGCTACGCCGCGCAGCAGTCCATCGCGATCCACGAATTCCTCTATCCCCTCGTGCAGGGCTACGACTCCGTTGCGTTGAAGAGCGACGTGGAGCTGGGCGGCACCGACCAGAAGTTCAATCTGTTGATGGGGCGCGGGCTGCAGGAACATTTCGGGCAGCCGCCGCAGATCGTGCTGACGATGCCGCTGCTCGAAGGGCTCGACGGCGTGCAGAAGATGAGCAAGTCGCTCGGGAATTACATCGGCATCGACGAGCCGGCGATCGACGTCGTCACCAAGACGATGAAGGTCGGCGATGCGTTGATGTGGCGCTGGATCGAACTATTGAGTTTCGACATCGGCGCTGCAGAAGCTGTGCGTTTGCGCGAGGAAGTGGCCAGTGGCGTGCTGAATCCGCGCGACGTCAAGCTGCGCCTGGCGCGCGAACTCGCCACGCGTTTCCACGGCGCCGCTGCCGCGGAAACCGCGATCGCGGGTTGGAATGCGGCAGTGCGCGGCGAAGGCGACATCGGCACGCTGCCGTTGACGGACGTTGTGGTTCCCTCGGAAGGCGTGCGCATCGCGGCGTTGCTTACGGCCGCTGGACTTGCGCCAAGCAATTCCGAAGCCAATCGCAAATTGAAAGAGCGCGCGGTGCGCGTGGACGGCGACGTGTTCGAAGATGCGCAGCGCGTGTTTTCGCCGGGATTCGAAGGGGTGATTGCGATCGGCAAGCGCAATTTCGCGCGAGTGCGTTTGCGCGCTGCGGATTGA